One genomic window of Columba livia isolate bColLiv1 breed racing homer chromosome 9, bColLiv1.pat.W.v2, whole genome shotgun sequence includes the following:
- the AGTR1 gene encoding type-1 angiotensin II receptor, which yields MVPNYSIEETIKRIHVDCPVSGRHSYIYIMVPTVYSIIFIIGIFGNSLVVLVIYCYMKLKTVASIFLLNLALADLCFLITLPLWAAYTAMEYQWPFGNCLCKLASAGISFNLYASVFLLTCLSIDRYLAIVHPVKSRIRRTTFVARMTCIAIWLLAGVASLPVIIHRNIFFAENLNMTICGLRYDNNNTTLRVGLGLSKNLLGFLIPFLIILTSYTLIWKTLKKAYQIQKNKPRNDDIFKMIVAIVFFFFFSWIPHQVFTFLDVLIQLHVITDCKINDIVDTAMPFTICIAYFNNCLNPFFYVFFGKNFKKYFLQLIKYIPPNVSAHPSLTTKMSSLSYRPPENIRLATKKTAGSFDAE from the coding sequence ATGGTCCCAAATTACTCTATTGAAGAAACAATTAAAAGAATCCATGTGGACTGTCCTGTTTCAGGCAGGCACAGTTACATCTACATTATGGTTCCAACTGTTTACAGCATCATCTTTATCATAGGCATATTCGGGAACAGCCTGGTTGTTCTTGTCATTTACTGCtacatgaaattaaaaacagtaGCCAGCATCTTTCTTCTAAACCTGGCACTGGCTGACTTGTGTTTTTTAATAACTCtgccgctctgggcagcctacACAGCCATGGAGTACCAGTGGCCTTTCGGCAACTGCTTGTGCAAGCTGGCGTCGGCGGGGATAAGCTTCAACCTGTACGCCAGCGTGTTCCTCCTCACGTGCCTCAGCATCGACCGGTACCTGGCCATCGTGCATCCCGTCAAGTCCCGCATTCGACGCACCACATTTGTCGCCAGAATGACTTGCATTGCCATCTGGCTCCTTGCCGGTGTCGCCAGTTTGCCCGTCATCATTCACCGTAATATATTCTTTGCTGAGAACCTGAACATGACAATCTGCGGTTTGCGGTATGACAACAATAACACAACACTCCGGGTCGGGTTAGGTTTATCCAAAAATTTGCTGGgctttttaattccttttctgATCATATTAACAAGCTACACCTTAATTTGGAAGACCCTGAAGAAGGCATATCaaattcaaaaaaataaacccagaaatgATGATATTTTTAAGATGATTGTGGcaatagtatttttcttcttcttttcctggaTTCCTCATCAAGTGTTCACTTTCCTGGATGTATTAATTCAATTACATGTAATAACAGACTGCAAAATCAATGATATTGTGGATACAGCTATGCCCTTCACCATTTGCATCGCTTACTTTAACAACTGTTTGAATCcctttttttatgttttttttggaaagaactttaaaaagtattttcttcagcTAATAAAATACATTCCACCAAATGTCAGTGCACATCCCAGCCTAACAACAAAAATGAGCTCTCTCTCATATCGGCCACCAGAAAATATACGCTTGGCCACTAAAAAGACTGCTGGGTCTTTCGACGCAGAGTGA